One Ostrinia nubilalis chromosome 4, ilOstNubi1.1, whole genome shotgun sequence DNA window includes the following coding sequences:
- the LOC135088627 gene encoding tRNA N6-adenosine threonylcarbamoyltransferase, mitochondrial-like: MINFTKHMCSLRSKSNLYFRPLSLYYKQNRYNSNGTILGIETSCDDTGCAIINGAGVLLSETLHSQNLVHLRNGGIIPDVAQDLHRTHIEPIVSKTLRNASLTMEDISAIAVTLKPGLPLSLAIGMKYAKHLARRFKKPIIPIHHMQAHALAARMHHNIDFPFLVLLISGGHCLLAIAEDVNVFKLLGESMDSAPGEMFDKVARKMKLRNLPEYAKMSGGEAVERAAAKATNPHIFKLPLPLADYKDCNFSFNGLKTSVFLHLKKKELEHEVVAHKLIPEVNDLCAAMLMATSRHLVHRTQRAIEFCHRNNLLPEKNKQLVVSGGVACNNYIFNSLTMLCNEFDYRICRPLPKLCTDNGVMIAWNGLEKWRKNIDIIKDFSSLDIEAISPLGESLIPEISEAKIPIKLIKIKMNS; the protein is encoded by the coding sequence atgataaattttacaaaacatATGTGTTCATTACGATCCAAAAGCAATTTGTATTTTAGACCTCTCTCATTATATTACAAACAAAATAGATACAATTCAAATGGTACCATACTAGGAATTGAAACTTCATGTGATGACACCGGATGCGCTATTATAAACGGCGCAGGTGTATTATTATCAGAAACATTACATTCACAGAACTTAGTACACCTGCGAAATGGAGGAATAATTCCAGATGTTGCTCAAGATTTGCATCGTACTCATATAGAACCAATTGTATCCAAAACACTTCGAAACGCTTCATTAACCATGGAGGATATCTCAGCCATAGCAGTAACTCTCAAGCCTGGTTTACCCCTGAGCCTCGCAATCGGTATGAAGTACGCCAAGCACCTCGCGCGACGCTTCAAGAAACCTATCATACCAATTCATCATATGCAAGCACATGCACTAGCAGCAAGAATGCATCACAATATAGATTTTCCATTCTTAGTGCTTTTAATATCTGGCGGTCACTGTCTACTGGCTATTGCTGAAGATGTTAATGTTTTCAAACTTCTGGGGGAAAGCATGGATAGTGCACCAGGAgaaatgtttgataaagtaGCTAGAAAAATGAAATTAAGGAATTTACCAGAATATGCTAAAATGTCTGGTGGTGAAGCGGTTGAAAGAGCTGCTGCCAAAGCTACCAATCCACATATTTTTAAACTACCACTACCTCTGGCTGACTATAAGGACTGTAACTTTAGTTTTAATGGATTAAAAACTTCggtttttttacaccttaaaaAGAAAGAGTTAGAGCATGAAGTAGTGGCTCATAAATTGATCCCAGAAGTAAATGATTTATGTGCTGCAATGTTAATGGCAACATCCAGACACCTGGTTCACAGAACACAGCGAGCCATTGAATTTTGTCATAGAAACAACTTATTGCCTGAGAAGAATAAGCAACTTGTTGTATCAGGGGGAGTAGcttgtaataattatatttttaattcgcTAACAATGTTGTGCAATGAATTTGACTATAGAATCTGTAGACCACTTCCAAAATTATGTACAGACAATGGAGTAATGATAGCTTGGAATGGATTAGAAAAGTGGAGAAAAAATATAGACATAATAAAAGACTTCAGCTCATTAGATATTGAAGCTATTAGTCCATTAGGTGAAAGCCTAATCCCAGAAATAAGTGAAGCCAAAAtaccaattaaattaattaaaataaaaatgaattcataa